CGCACGTGGACGGCGTGACACTGCTCCCGCTCCTCCGTGGGGCGATCGAGGCGCCGCGCATCGCGTTGGTCGAGAACATGCTCTTCAGCGAGGAGCGGATCGGCGTCCGAACGGCAGATCGCAAGTACGTGCGCTGGGATTCGGGGAAGGAGGAGGCATACGATCTCGTTACCGACCCAGGCGAGTCGCGCGACCTTGCGGGCCTCGCGACGGCAGTCCAGCCGCTGCGCGAGCTGCTCGCGACATTCGAGCGGACGATCGGAAGGCGGGCGCTCATCGCGCGCACCCCACCACCCGACGGGGACTCCAGGGGTATGCTGCGCGCCCTCGGATACGTGCAGTAGCCTCGCGGCAGTACTCGAACCAGCGGACGTGCGCCGGAGTCTGCCGCACCGCGGCCTCGAAGGTTGGGACGGCGCGCGAACCCCTCGTCCCCCTCGCGTTCAGGCCGCGATCGCGTTGGGCGAGTAGGCATATCAGGTGGTCGCGCTGCAGACGCTCGTTCTTGGCGACGTTGGCCAGCAGCGCGGAGAGCTCATCGAGCGGCTAGCCGCGGGCTAGCCGGGGCTAGCCGCCGCACAGATGAACGGCGGCGAGCTTAGTTATAGTTAGGCCTACGTACCGAGCACGTCACTGTAGACCTATATGACCCGGCAGGCTCATTTTCTTCTTGCCGAGGCGCGCGCCTCCGGCGTAATCCGCGTACGGCACCAACCAAGGGGGGAAATCATGACATCGAGCCACCGGTCGAGGAAGCACCCTGTTGGACGGGATACGCTCGGGGCGTTGCGAGCGCTTGTTTGGGGCACCGCCTTGCTGTGTGCCGCGCCCTACGCGTACGCAGCAGGTAACTTGCAAGCGGTCATCCTCGATACAACGGGCGCTAAGGCCAGCACGCTGAGCATCGATCGCAACGGCAACGTCGACTTGGCGGAAATCCAGGACGGCTGCGCGCTGGGCGCCAACCCGATGACCGGGGCGCCGCTTGGCTACACGGGCCGCTCGCTCATCGAGTTCGGCACTCGGACGAAGAACGTCGGGTCCGACGACATCGTCCTCGGCTCGGCGGGCTGCAACTGTATGACGACCTTCAACTGCAACCCGGGCTTCGTCTGCTCGCAGTCGCACCATCACGTCCACTACAACAACTTCGCGGGGGCTAAGCTTGCCGACCCATCCGGCAAAGTCGTCGCGCGGAGCGAGAAGTACGGGTTCTGCGTCGAGGATCTCGGTCCGGCGAGCTGCCCCGTACATTACACCTGCAACTACATGGGCATCACCGCCGGATGCTTCGACGAGTACGACGCCGGCCTACCGTGTCAGTTCATCGATCTGACGGGCTACTCCCTGCCTGCCGGGCAATACACGATGACGCTGACGAGCGATCCGAAGAACAAAATTCCCGAGAGCAACGAAGGGGACAACACGGACACCGCGACGGTCACGATCCCGTGCACCCCGGGCGCCCTGTGTGCGGACGCGAATCACTGCACTCCCGACGGGGTCTGCAACGCGTCGGGCGCGTGTGTTCCGGGGAGCTGCGGGGCCGGCATGGCATGCGGCGACGGGCTCTGCGACGTGCCGTGTGTCGCCTCGTCGCTTCCCGCGGTGGTATCCTGGGGGCCCGGACGTCTGGACGTCTTCTGGAGGGGCTCGAACAACGCGCTCTGGCACATGTGGTACGACAACGGGCTGGCGCGGTGGGTCGGCCCGGAGAACCTCGGCGGGAACGTGACGGGCCGGCCGAAGGCCGTGTCGTGGGCGGCGGGGCGGCTCGACATCTTCTACAAGGGCGTGAGCGACCATCTCATCCACCGGTGGTGGGAGAACGGGTGGTCGGGGGAAGAGGACCATGGGGGGAACATGGGCTCCGATCCGGCGGCTGTCGCGCGAGACTTCAACCGGCTCGACGTCTTCTTTCGGGGCGGCGGCGGCGGCGATGATCTGAAGTGGGTGTCTTGGAATGGAGCTGCCTGGTCCGGAATTCAGTCTTTCTCCGCCACCGTCCTGAGCGAGCCCGACGTCATTTCCGCGAATCCCAACCATCTCGACGTGTTCTGGAAGAACAACACCAACGACCTCACGCACAAGTGGTGGGATGGGGCCAACTGGTCCGCCAACGAATCTTTCGCGGCCAGCATGACTTCCCCTCCGTCCGTAATCGACACGCCCGGACGCATCGACGCCTTTTGGCGGAACACCAACGACGACCTCGTCTGGAAGCCGTTCACCGGGACGTGGGGCAGCAACATGAACCTGGACGGCACTGTGACGTCCCGGCCCTCGGTGATCTCGTGGGGCACAAACCATCTCGACGTGTACTGGAAGGGCGGGAACGACGCGCTCAAGCACAAATGGACGTTCGACGGCGGGGCGAACTGGGTTGGACCGGAGGACCTCGGGGGTACCCTCTCGTCCGGACCCAACGCGGTCTCGTGGGGGAACGGGCACGTCGATGTCTTCTGGCAGAATTCGAGCGGCTTTATCTCGTATTCCCGCTTCATCGGCGGCGATTGGTCGGGGCCGGTCGACCTGTACTGAGCGAGGTACCGTCGCGATCCGGGGCGAATGCATCGGTTCGAGCGTTCGAGACTCCCGATGTGGGCGCGGGACGGTGGAATGACGTGAGCGGACCGACGCTCCACTTCGCGTTCTGGACGATGGGGGTGGCCGCGGGCGTCGTCGCCGCCGCTCTCGTCCTTCACGTAAGGCGCGCCCTCGCGCTCTCGACGGTGCTCGCTCTCGGCATCGCGGTGGGCGGGCTCCTGCTGGGCGCAAATCTTCAGTTCCGGTTGGAGATCTTTCCGGTCCGGGAAGCCCTCGACATCCATCGGGACACCCTCCTTCAGGGACCGATGCGCATTCCCCTCGGCCTCCTCGTGGGTGCCGTCCTCGCCGGCTTCTGGTGCATCCTCGTCGGGGCGCCGTGGCGTGAGACAGGGGATGCCTTGGCGGTCGCGGCCTCCGTCATGATTCCGATCGGGCGCGTCGGGTGCCTCGTGAACGGCTGCTGCATGGGAACGGTGTGCGGACGGTGGGTGGGGCGCTGGTGGTGTCCTCGCTACCCTTCCGGCACGCAAGCGTATGAGCGACAGTTCCGGGACGGACTCATTTCGCTGAGCGACCAGGTGTCGTTGCCGGCGCACCCGTTACCCGTTTACTTCGCCCTGACGTCCTTGCTGACGATCGGCATCCTGATCTGGCTCCTGCGGCGTCAGGCGCCGCCTGGGGCACCGCTGGCCGTCTTTTGCATCCTCCGCCCGCTGAGCAAGCTCCTGCTCGAGCCTTTGCGGGCGATGCCTCGACAGGGCGACCTGATGATCGCGATTCCGCTCGGCGTGCTGCTGGTGACCTTCGGCGTACTGGCCGTCCACTTCGTCCGCCGCTCACTCCGCGCGGAGCGCGCTGCGACGTCTCGCATTGCGACGCTCGCGCTCGTTGCGGGGATGGCATGGCTTCCCGCCGCCCTCCGCGCCGACGGTCCGCCGCCGGATGTGAACCCACAGGCGGCGCTGTGGACGCGGCTACTCGGCCGATACGCTCGCGATCCGCTCGGCAATTACGCTGAGCTGCGGCGGGTCGCCGGGCGCGCTCGGAGCGAGCTTCCGCCTCCCGTCGCCCTCGCCCTTGCTGACGGCTACCTGCGGATGCGGCACCCCGGCGCGGCCGCGAGGGTCCTCAAAGGCGTCCTCGCGCGAGGGGTCGGCGAGCCGTGGGCCGGGTGGGCCGACCTCGACCTCGGATGGGTGTTCCTCTCGAAGAACGACCTGGGGTCGGCCGCAATACAGTTCCAGCGCCTGGCCGCCGAGCGCGGCCCGGCCAGCGCGCTTGCGCAGTTGGGGGTCGCCCTCATCGAGGCGGGCGATGGCGAGTACGGCGCCGGCGAGCGATCCTTCGATGCCCTTGCGACGGACGACGGCGCCGACGAGCGGCTGCGAGACGCGGCCAGGCTCGGCGCCGCGTACACCAAATACTGGGCGGGGGAATTCGCCGAGGCCGTGGAGGCCTTCACTCGGGTCTCGGTCGATGGGCCGTTCGCCGACGACGCGCGGTACGGAAGTGCGATTTCGTCGTGGCACGCGGGGGCGCGCGAGGAATCGCTCGCTGTGCTCCGTCGGCTCGCGCAGTACCGCGATTCAGACCGGCCGCCGGCGGCGCGTGGGGCAGCTCTCTCTGATCGGCTGCTGCATCTCGAGTGGGGCGCGCTCCTTCGCGCAGGGTTCGCGCGCTACCGGCAGGCGCCGGTCGGTCCGCCCCAGATCGTCGCGGCATCGTTGCTCGACGGCGACGGCGTCGCGCTCGCGCGGGCGGCCCTGCACCGCCTGAGTCCGAATCACATCGAACGGCCTGCGTTGGAGGTTGCGGCCCCGGAGACCATCTCCGCGACGAACGCTGCGCCGCGCGACCCACTCCCGGACAGCTGTCCGGCCGAGATTCCGCGGGTGTCGGCGCGCCGCGCCGCCGGCGCACCCGCGGGCGGCGCCGGCACCGAGGTCAGTTCGTGGCGCTGGCGCGTCGCCGTCGTGGCCGGGGGTGCCGTGGTGCTCCTCTGGTGGATCGTCGCAACGAAGCGCCGGATGAGCGCTCGGCAAGGGGTCACAGTCCTCGCCCCGGAGGTGGGATCGGCCCCAGGCCGAAGCCCATGGTCCGCGGGCTCGTAGGTGCGCAGTGAGCAGCCGGCCGGACCGCCGCGTGACGGTGCGACCGGTTGGATCGCCCACCGGTAGCCGATGCGAGCCGGCGACACTTCCACCGGCCGTGCTGTGGGGAATCGTCCTGCTCGCCCTCGCCGTGCGGCTCCTCTACATTTTGTCGGTTCGCAGCGCGGTCTTTTTCACGTACCTGCAGACCGAGGCGGCGCGGTACCACGAGTGGGCCACGCTGATCCTCCAGTCCACACCGCCAACGCCGCCGTACGACGAGCCGCCCGGATACGGCTACTTCGTCGCGGCCGTCTACCGCGTCTTTGGTGCTCAGGTCCTTCCGGTCGCACTTGTGCAGGCGCTGCTCGGCGCGGTGAGCTGCGGGTTGATTGCCGGCATCGCTGCGCACTGGTTCGCGACACGGGCGGGTGCGTTGGCTGGCCTCATCGCCGCCCTTTACGGTCCGCTGATCTACTACACCGGCAAGCTCGAACCACCCATCGTCTTCATCTGCGTCGTGCTGCTCGCGATGCGGACGATGCTTCCCCGGCGGCCACGCACGCCACGCTGGACCATCGTCGGCGCCCTATGGGCGCTCGCCATGGTGTTTCGGGTCGAGGCGGCGTTCGCTTTGCCCGTCGTGGCGCTCGACGTCGGACGGCGCGGCGGACGCGAAGCGCTGCTGCGTGTCGCGGCCCCGTTGGTCGTCCTAGTCGCACTCGCCGTGACGATCAATCTGCGCGTCGGTCACCAGTTCGCGGTGTTCACATCGGCGCCGGGGTTGATGCTCTGGCTCGGTAACGACGCCGATGCGGACGGCGTGAATCCGTTCCTGTCGCCGAGCCGCGAGCGGATCGCGCAGGACATCGGCGTGCGGGCGCCTGATGCGGCGGCCGCCGACGTCATGTTCATGCGCCGCGTCCTTCGCTTCTGGTTCGGGCAGCCGCGTCAAGCAACGGCGCTTCTGTGGAAGAAGTTCCTGTGGACGTGGAACGACCGGGAGCTATCGAACACCGGCGACCCCGACTGGGAGACCGCGCAGAGCTG
This Deltaproteobacteria bacterium DNA region includes the following protein-coding sequences:
- a CDS encoding tetratricopeptide repeat protein, which translates into the protein MSSRPDRRVTVRPVGSPTGSRCEPATLPPAVLWGIVLLALAVRLLYILSVRSAVFFTYLQTEAARYHEWATLILQSTPPTPPYDEPPGYGYFVAAVYRVFGAQVLPVALVQALLGAVSCGLIAGIAAHWFATRAGALAGLIAALYGPLIYYTGKLEPPIVFICVVLLAMRTMLPRRPRTPRWTIVGALWALAMVFRVEAAFALPVVALDVGRRGGREALLRVAAPLVVLVALAVTINLRVGHQFAVFTSAPGLMLWLGNDADADGVNPFLSPSRERIAQDIGVRAPDAAAADVMFMRRVLRFWFGQPRQATALLWKKFLWTWNDRELSNTGDPDWETAQSWFFRRPLFPPGLGIMLPLALAGGLLLGSGWCDVPLLAAPLAVALAAPVVFFTNGRLRLIGATSLAILAALALRRLPALLREPRAHGRLLARAALGIAAGSYLGWSDPFGIRSYEIAELTVNRAILERAAGEVEPAVRDLRRALALNPNDTVAWLHLGLAEEQRGEDLAALGAYLDGLARVPAERPTVAYMDALSEAPADRALQAAAARFLRRRGSDARLLPAFVEASDEGRRALRADMLRSIARY
- a CDS encoding tetratricopeptide repeat protein; amino-acid sequence: MDVRRRGELGWTGGPRGYPLVRTQRGLVGERARRCLLAEFERLYLVFPLHRRRLVGAGRPVLSEVPSRSGANASVRAFETPDVGAGRWNDVSGPTLHFAFWTMGVAAGVVAAALVLHVRRALALSTVLALGIAVGGLLLGANLQFRLEIFPVREALDIHRDTLLQGPMRIPLGLLVGAVLAGFWCILVGAPWRETGDALAVAASVMIPIGRVGCLVNGCCMGTVCGRWVGRWWCPRYPSGTQAYERQFRDGLISLSDQVSLPAHPLPVYFALTSLLTIGILIWLLRRQAPPGAPLAVFCILRPLSKLLLEPLRAMPRQGDLMIAIPLGVLLVTFGVLAVHFVRRSLRAERAATSRIATLALVAGMAWLPAALRADGPPPDVNPQAALWTRLLGRYARDPLGNYAELRRVAGRARSELPPPVALALADGYLRMRHPGAAARVLKGVLARGVGEPWAGWADLDLGWVFLSKNDLGSAAIQFQRLAAERGPASALAQLGVALIEAGDGEYGAGERSFDALATDDGADERLRDAARLGAAYTKYWAGEFAEAVEAFTRVSVDGPFADDARYGSAISSWHAGAREESLAVLRRLAQYRDSDRPPAARGAALSDRLLHLEWGALLRAGFARYRQAPVGPPQIVAASLLDGDGVALARAALHRLSPNHIERPALEVAAPETISATNAAPRDPLPDSCPAEIPRVSARRAAGAPAGGAGTEVSSWRWRVAVVAGGAVVLLWWIVATKRRMSARQGVTVLAPEVGSAPGRSPWSAGS